The following proteins are co-located in the Haloprofundus halophilus genome:
- a CDS encoding carbohydrate ABC transporter permease: MAQSQGLQRVRRRFSGYVSDMGVDTAETDLSWYALVLPKAILFAAILLIPFIGAFYISLHEWAPLAQEHPFVGLDNYIRLFNDPIFYNAIINTAGYSFALLVFDVPIALGLALLLNMNLRGTKFYSGAIFLPVVTSWVVVSLIWTWLYNPEYGLLNAILGGIGLPQLSWLQSSSTALASIALMSVWKHIGFNMVIFLAGLKGIPDDYYEAAIVDGANRWERFRYITLPLLKPTTFFVFIVTLIFSFRVYTQVYVMTQGGPVRSTYTIVYYFWQAGFQQFEMGYASAIAVVLFLIVFGLSILQQRTWGDDVEY, encoded by the coding sequence ATGGCGCAGTCACAAGGGCTACAGCGCGTTCGTCGTCGCTTCAGCGGCTACGTCTCCGATATGGGCGTCGACACCGCCGAGACCGACCTCTCGTGGTACGCCCTCGTCTTACCGAAGGCGATTCTGTTCGCGGCGATACTCCTGATTCCCTTCATCGGCGCGTTCTACATCAGCCTCCACGAGTGGGCGCCGTTGGCCCAAGAACACCCGTTCGTCGGGCTCGACAACTACATACGGCTGTTCAACGACCCGATTTTCTACAACGCGATCATCAACACCGCCGGCTACAGTTTCGCGCTACTCGTCTTCGACGTGCCCATCGCACTGGGTCTGGCGCTGCTGTTGAACATGAATCTCCGCGGGACGAAGTTCTACTCCGGGGCGATATTCCTCCCCGTCGTGACCTCTTGGGTCGTCGTCTCGCTCATCTGGACGTGGCTCTACAACCCCGAGTACGGCCTATTGAACGCCATACTGGGCGGTATCGGACTGCCACAGCTATCGTGGCTCCAGAGTTCGAGCACGGCGCTGGCGTCCATCGCGCTGATGAGCGTCTGGAAACACATCGGGTTCAACATGGTCATCTTCCTGGCCGGCTTGAAGGGAATCCCGGACGACTACTACGAGGCGGCCATCGTCGACGGAGCGAACCGCTGGGAGCGGTTCCGCTACATCACGCTGCCGCTTCTGAAGCCGACGACGTTCTTCGTGTTCATCGTGACGCTCATCTTCTCGTTCCGCGTCTACACGCAGGTGTACGTGATGACGCAGGGCGGGCCGGTGCGGTCGACGTACACCATCGTCTACTACTTCTGGCAGGCCGGCTTCCAGCAGTTCGAGATGGGGTACGCCAGCGCCATCGCCGTCGTGCTGTTCCTCATCGTCTTCGGACTGAGCATCCTCCAGCAGCGGACGTGGGGTGACGACGTTGAGTACTGA
- a CDS encoding Gfo/Idh/MocA family protein produces MTLSVGFVGAGGIASVHLETLDDALERGLTDRNGDTLDVELAAVADVDEARAREAATPRGAEAYTDGVELVESESLDALVVAVPPFAHGEYERAAAEYGVDLFVEKPVDLTVDAARETERHVADAGILAQVGYVCRYAGITERALELLEDRRIGHVDSTYWAPLPDTQWWYDRARSGGQLVEQSTHVYDLHRYLLGEATAATGSGTDGLLVDAVDFQDATSVTLDHESGAVSHVSSACGTAESRFVVRIAAEDALLELDYFDYTLSGTVDGEPVSFEADGDWYRREFEAFLRAAARTAESVGYDAGSDARSVDVRSTYDDAIETLNLTLAAREAAETGERAVLDRPTRRHCSG; encoded by the coding sequence GTGACACTCTCAGTCGGATTCGTCGGCGCGGGAGGTATCGCTTCGGTTCACCTGGAGACGCTCGACGACGCGCTGGAAAGGGGACTGACGGACCGTAACGGCGACACGCTCGACGTGGAACTGGCCGCCGTCGCCGACGTGGACGAGGCGCGGGCGCGGGAGGCGGCGACCCCCCGCGGTGCCGAGGCGTACACCGACGGCGTCGAACTCGTTGAGTCGGAGTCGCTCGACGCGCTCGTCGTCGCGGTTCCGCCGTTCGCCCACGGCGAGTACGAGCGGGCGGCCGCGGAGTACGGCGTCGACCTGTTCGTCGAGAAACCGGTAGACCTGACGGTCGACGCGGCGCGGGAGACGGAGCGTCACGTCGCCGACGCGGGGATTCTGGCGCAAGTGGGCTACGTCTGTCGGTACGCCGGGATAACCGAGCGCGCGCTCGAACTGCTCGAGGACCGCCGCATCGGCCACGTCGACAGCACGTACTGGGCACCGCTCCCCGACACGCAGTGGTGGTACGACCGCGCGCGCTCCGGCGGGCAGTTAGTCGAACAGTCGACGCACGTCTACGACCTTCACCGCTACCTCCTCGGGGAGGCGACCGCCGCGACGGGCAGCGGGACCGACGGTCTGCTCGTCGACGCTGTCGACTTTCAGGACGCGACGTCGGTGACGCTCGACCACGAGTCGGGTGCGGTTTCGCACGTCTCGTCGGCCTGTGGGACCGCCGAATCGCGCTTCGTGGTGCGTATCGCCGCCGAAGATGCGCTTCTCGAACTCGACTACTTCGACTACACGCTCTCGGGTACCGTCGACGGCGAACCCGTCAGCTTCGAGGCCGACGGCGACTGGTACCGCCGCGAGTTCGAGGCGTTCCTCCGCGCGGCAGCCCGTACCGCGGAGTCGGTGGGTTACGACGCCGGCAGCGACGCCCGCTCGGTCGATGTCCGGTCGACGTACGATGATGCGATAGAGACCCTGAATCTGACGCTCGCGGCGCGCGAGGCCGCCGAGACGGGCGAGCGGGCGGTGCTCGACCGGCCCACTCGCCGACACTGCAGCGGGTGA
- a CDS encoding M81 family metallopeptidase — MRIAVGAVSHETNTFAEGSTGIETFSTATGERLLETDGVGRSLGGIVETLEAEGVEVVPTVGASALPAPTVEAEAFEWMKRELFDRLDGEPVDGVCLDLHGSMFVEGEPDPEGALLAGVRERVGPDVPVTAALDMHATITDRMVDRLDGVAGYRTAPHTDVEETGVRAANLLLDAVRGEKSLALGWRRLPMLLAGERSESEAEPMRTLVDRLREADRVDGVYDANYFLGFPWADNPHAGCHALVTGDASSAAVVDETATDLARAFWRRRAEFDFTTEAHAPSAALDEAAQTGARPVVVADTGDIPGAGAGESTTNLLAEAIGRDDLGTPLFAVVADAGSYGTCRAAGEGATVSLELGRRYPDGAPLEVAEAEVVRLDGGGSEGDGDDSDDGDDGSAESVGTALVSLGGADVVVAERRTNVHRDPAFLRRFGVDPDDRGVVVLKSGYLSPAWKAVAARRLFALTPGETNQRLSELPYERVPRPIYPLDEDATWSV; from the coding sequence ATGCGAATCGCAGTCGGCGCGGTGAGCCACGAGACGAACACGTTCGCCGAGGGGTCGACCGGCATCGAGACGTTCTCGACCGCAACCGGCGAGAGACTACTGGAAACCGACGGAGTGGGCCGATCGCTCGGCGGTATCGTCGAGACACTCGAAGCCGAGGGCGTCGAGGTCGTTCCGACGGTCGGCGCGAGCGCGCTCCCTGCACCGACCGTCGAGGCGGAGGCGTTCGAGTGGATGAAGCGCGAACTGTTCGACCGACTCGACGGCGAGCCCGTCGACGGGGTCTGTCTCGACCTCCACGGGTCGATGTTCGTCGAGGGAGAACCCGACCCGGAGGGCGCACTGCTCGCGGGCGTCCGCGAGCGCGTCGGTCCCGACGTGCCGGTGACCGCGGCGCTCGACATGCACGCGACGATAACCGACCGGATGGTTGACCGTCTCGACGGCGTCGCCGGCTACCGAACCGCCCCGCACACGGACGTCGAGGAGACGGGGGTCCGGGCGGCGAACCTACTGCTCGACGCCGTCCGCGGCGAGAAGTCGCTCGCGCTCGGCTGGCGGCGACTCCCGATGCTCCTGGCCGGCGAGCGGTCGGAGTCGGAGGCCGAGCCGATGCGCACGCTCGTCGACCGACTCCGCGAGGCGGACCGAGTCGACGGCGTCTACGACGCCAACTACTTTCTGGGGTTCCCGTGGGCCGACAACCCCCACGCCGGATGTCACGCGCTCGTGACCGGCGACGCCTCCTCGGCGGCCGTCGTCGACGAGACCGCGACCGACCTCGCGCGGGCGTTCTGGCGACGGCGCGCCGAGTTCGACTTCACGACGGAGGCGCACGCACCGTCAGCAGCGCTGGACGAGGCCGCACAGACGGGCGCGAGACCCGTCGTCGTCGCCGACACGGGCGACATCCCCGGCGCGGGCGCGGGCGAGAGCACGACGAATCTCCTCGCCGAGGCGATCGGCCGCGACGACCTCGGAACGCCGCTCTTCGCCGTCGTCGCCGACGCCGGCAGCTACGGAACCTGTCGCGCGGCGGGCGAAGGGGCGACGGTGTCGCTCGAACTCGGTCGCAGATATCCGGACGGAGCGCCGCTGGAAGTGGCGGAAGCCGAGGTCGTGCGGTTGGACGGCGGCGGCTCCGAGGGCGACGGCGACGACAGCGACGACGGCGACGACGGCAGTGCCGAGAGCGTCGGAACGGCGCTCGTCTCGCTCGGCGGCGCGGACGTCGTCGTCGCCGAGCGGCGGACGAACGTCCACCGCGACCCGGCGTTTCTGCGACGGTTCGGCGTCGACCCGGACGACCGCGGAGTGGTCGTCCTGAAGAGCGGCTACCTGAGTCCCGCCTGGAAGGCGGTCGCCGCGCGGCGACTGTTCGCGCTGACGCCCGGCGAGACGAACCAGCGGCTCTCCGAACTGCCTTACGAGCGGGTTCCGCGCCCCATCTACCCGCTCGACGAGGACGCGACGTGGTCGGTGTGA
- a CDS encoding extracellular solute-binding protein has protein sequence MSNRNLTRRKLIALTGSVGAAGLAGCSSGGNGDGDNSSGSGGGNGSGGGNGSGGGGGDGSATFWAWNDPGLAPIREEQAGEIAEQSDTISDASWEYYPFENYLAKATTAIPAGNAPDSLALSVLWVPRFADQGVALNLEENGFNPDDYVAAARSNASYDGTLWAVPWYADCRLVAINTAMFEEAGLEVPDPTHRPSWEEFASWIDALGESGTAAFSMSAGEGFDCFALSNGSGYLNEDGTEAIINNDAALEAANYLQPKIVEDETVLARNPGGTDAIEDLLAGEAAMCFAGSWMYPRLRDSGLDWQYIPYPSGPQIDTSHTWSAGVFYTIPSRGGANQEIGLEWLNYINSMEVQRSVTESMGGFPGRKDAYETDEFKQFLEDNPKLEPVAQEMENTKPFPSHPEVSKMWDTVHTQAQSMWQGEDPKQALDKAAQDINALL, from the coding sequence ATGAGCAACAGAAATCTCACCCGGCGAAAGCTCATCGCGCTGACCGGTTCGGTGGGCGCGGCGGGGTTGGCCGGCTGTTCGAGCGGTGGAAACGGCGACGGAGACAACAGTAGCGGTTCCGGCGGCGGCAACGGTTCCGGCGGCGGTAACGGCTCGGGCGGCGGCGGCGGCGACGGTTCGGCGACGTTCTGGGCGTGGAACGACCCGGGGCTCGCGCCGATTCGAGAGGAACAGGCCGGCGAAATCGCAGAACAGAGCGACACGATATCCGACGCCAGCTGGGAGTACTACCCCTTCGAGAACTATCTGGCGAAAGCGACGACGGCCATCCCGGCCGGGAACGCCCCCGACAGCCTGGCGCTGTCGGTGCTCTGGGTGCCGCGCTTCGCCGACCAGGGTGTCGCACTGAACCTCGAGGAGAACGGGTTCAATCCCGACGACTACGTCGCTGCCGCGCGCAGCAACGCCAGCTACGACGGTACACTCTGGGCCGTCCCGTGGTACGCCGACTGCCGTCTCGTGGCGATCAACACGGCGATGTTCGAGGAGGCGGGGTTGGAGGTCCCCGACCCCACGCACCGCCCGAGTTGGGAGGAGTTCGCGTCGTGGATCGACGCGCTCGGCGAGTCGGGGACGGCCGCGTTCTCGATGTCGGCGGGCGAGGGGTTCGACTGCTTCGCGCTCTCGAACGGGAGCGGCTACCTCAACGAGGACGGCACCGAGGCGATAATCAACAACGACGCCGCCCTCGAGGCGGCGAACTACCTGCAGCCGAAAATCGTCGAGGACGAGACGGTTCTCGCGCGCAACCCCGGCGGTACGGACGCCATCGAGGACCTCCTCGCCGGGGAGGCGGCGATGTGTTTCGCCGGGTCGTGGATGTACCCGCGCCTGCGCGACAGCGGCCTCGACTGGCAGTACATCCCGTACCCGAGCGGCCCGCAGATCGACACGAGCCACACGTGGAGTGCGGGCGTCTTCTACACCATCCCGAGTCGCGGCGGCGCGAACCAGGAGATCGGCCTGGAGTGGCTGAACTACATCAACTCGATGGAGGTCCAGCGGAGCGTCACGGAGTCGATGGGCGGCTTCCCCGGCCGGAAGGACGCCTACGAGACCGACGAGTTCAAGCAGTTCCTCGAGGACAACCCGAAACTCGAACCGGTCGCCCAGGAGATGGAGAACACGAAGCCGTTCCCGAGCCACCCCGAGGTGTCGAAGATGTGGGACACGGTCCACACACAGGCGCAGTCGATGTGGCAGGGTGAGGACCCGAAACAGGCGCTCGACAAAGCAGCCCAAGACATCAACGCGTTACTCTAA
- a CDS encoding mandelate racemase/muconate lactonizing enzyme family protein, which yields MEIVGLQAYAVDVPLVPFEEGGVAPYVTNHNSLERMTRVLVRVDTDEGVSGWGEMRVFLTPEATVSILEDGVEPFVVGRSPFEVETFRRQVFIEYANADLFFAPVEVACWDIVGKTLDRPVYELLGGWTAPAQTETRHREHQSEYAAEGESRTVDVAYCLGILPPEESAERAVEVRDAGYSVLKTKAGRDWRNDVERVRAMHDAVDGDLLFRLDPNQGWTVDEAVRVGAALADAGIYLQYLEQPIRVDTHRSLASLQARTRQPIAPNEDTYLPHNLRRLVEAGAMDVAVLDLTPAGGLSGLRQQVAIVEDAGIPATHHCAFDLGVRTAAILHAAYGLPGLTLPPDSVYDGWETDVVREPFEITDGALTVPQSPGLGVDVDQSVVEEYRIV from the coding sequence ATGGAGATAGTCGGACTGCAAGCGTACGCCGTAGACGTTCCGCTCGTCCCCTTCGAGGAGGGCGGTGTCGCACCGTACGTGACGAACCACAACTCCCTGGAGCGCATGACCCGTGTACTCGTCCGCGTCGACACCGACGAGGGCGTCTCCGGGTGGGGCGAGATGCGCGTCTTCCTCACACCGGAAGCCACTGTCTCGATTCTGGAGGACGGCGTCGAACCGTTCGTCGTCGGCCGCTCGCCGTTCGAGGTCGAAACGTTTCGCCGACAGGTGTTCATCGAGTACGCCAACGCCGACCTGTTCTTCGCGCCCGTCGAAGTCGCCTGCTGGGACATCGTCGGAAAGACGCTCGACAGGCCGGTGTACGAACTGCTCGGCGGATGGACCGCACCGGCTCAGACCGAGACGCGCCACCGAGAGCACCAAAGCGAGTACGCCGCCGAAGGCGAGAGTCGAACGGTCGACGTGGCGTACTGCCTGGGCATCCTCCCGCCCGAGGAGTCCGCCGAACGCGCCGTCGAGGTTCGTGACGCGGGTTACTCTGTGTTGAAGACGAAGGCCGGCCGCGACTGGCGCAACGACGTCGAGCGCGTTCGGGCGATGCACGACGCCGTCGACGGCGACCTCCTGTTCCGACTCGACCCGAACCAGGGGTGGACCGTCGACGAGGCCGTCCGCGTCGGGGCGGCGCTCGCTGACGCCGGAATCTACCTCCAGTACCTCGAACAGCCGATTCGCGTCGATACTCATCGGTCGCTGGCGTCGTTGCAAGCGCGTACGCGACAGCCTATCGCGCCGAACGAGGACACCTACCTACCTCACAACCTCCGTCGTCTCGTCGAAGCCGGCGCGATGGACGTCGCCGTCCTCGATCTGACGCCCGCCGGCGGACTCTCGGGACTCCGACAGCAGGTCGCCATCGTCGAGGACGCCGGAATCCCGGCGACGCACCACTGCGCGTTCGACCTCGGAGTCCGGACCGCGGCGATTCTCCACGCCGCGTACGGCCTGCCGGGTCTGACGCTCCCGCCGGATTCGGTGTACGACGGCTGGGAGACCGACGTGGTTCGAGAGCCGTTCGAGATAACCGACGGCGCGCTGACCGTGCCACAGTCGCCCGGGCTGGGCGTCGATGTCGACCAGAGCGTCGTCGAGGAGTACCGCATCGTATGA
- a CDS encoding ABC transporter ATP-binding protein produces MGKLDIRNLQKVFADGDRSIVAVDDLNIDVNDGEFLIFVGPSGCGKSTTLRCIAGLETTTDGTILLNGDDITRQPPTERDIAMVFQNYALYPHMSARDNIGFGLKMSTDLSKDEIERRVQQTAEMMGIEELLEKKPGELSGGQQQRVALGRAIVREPEVFLMDEPLSNLDAKLRTTMRTELQNLQQNLGITTIYVTHDQTEAMTMGDRIAILDGGELQQLGTPLECYYEPANRFVAGFIGSPSMNFFEVEYVDGALVHDAFRYELSQATREELVGREGPLTLGIRPESFELADAGGDDAIRAPVSVTEPMGETTYVYVDIGDERYTVTLDGERVVEPGTTLDVVIPEEKMHLFDAETGETVKSRNVSAATSADVNARA; encoded by the coding sequence ATGGGTAAGTTAGACATCCGCAACCTCCAGAAGGTGTTCGCGGACGGAGACCGGTCGATCGTCGCGGTCGACGATCTGAACATCGACGTCAACGACGGCGAGTTTCTCATCTTCGTCGGTCCCTCCGGCTGCGGAAAGTCGACGACGCTCCGGTGCATCGCCGGCCTGGAGACGACCACGGACGGCACGATACTCCTGAACGGCGACGACATCACGCGACAGCCGCCGACCGAGCGCGACATCGCGATGGTGTTCCAGAACTACGCGCTCTACCCGCACATGTCGGCCCGCGACAACATCGGGTTCGGTCTCAAGATGTCGACAGACTTGTCGAAAGACGAGATAGAGCGCCGAGTCCAGCAGACGGCGGAGATGATGGGTATCGAAGAGCTGCTCGAGAAGAAGCCGGGCGAACTCTCCGGCGGTCAGCAGCAGCGCGTCGCGCTCGGCCGCGCTATCGTCCGCGAACCCGAGGTGTTCCTGATGGACGAACCGCTGTCGAATCTGGACGCGAAGCTCCGAACGACGATGCGGACCGAGCTCCAGAACCTCCAGCAGAATCTCGGCATCACCACCATCTACGTCACGCACGACCAGACGGAGGCGATGACGATGGGCGACCGCATCGCCATCCTCGACGGGGGTGAGCTCCAGCAGCTCGGCACGCCGCTGGAGTGTTACTACGAACCCGCGAACCGCTTCGTCGCGGGCTTCATCGGCTCGCCCTCGATGAACTTCTTCGAGGTGGAGTACGTCGACGGCGCACTCGTCCACGACGCGTTCCGGTACGAACTCTCGCAGGCGACACGCGAGGAGCTCGTCGGACGCGAGGGGCCGCTGACGCTCGGCATCCGCCCGGAAAGCTTCGAGCTCGCCGACGCGGGCGGCGACGACGCGATTCGGGCCCCCGTCTCGGTGACGGAGCCGATGGGCGAGACGACGTACGTCTACGTCGACATCGGCGACGAGCGGTACACGGTGACGCTCGACGGCGAGCGGGTGGTCGAACCGGGGACGACGCTCGACGTCGTCATCCCCGAGGAGAAGATGCACCTGTTCGACGCCGAGACCGGCGAGACCGTCAAGTCGCGGAACGTCTCCGCGGCGACGAGCGCCGACGTCAACGCCCGCGCCTGA
- a CDS encoding creatininase family protein, which yields MTFGLGSFESDAGVESSAEVAFAARTAPEIRALGERDGSVLVLPVGSVEQHGNHLPVATDSILASAVAVAGATAVADDVPVLVAPTVWTGYSPHHRSFGGTLTGEFGTLLDLLGTVADAALDNGFDALLLLNGHGGNRALVDAAVTVVGRSHPGVESLGLTYFDLAAPFADEVRESDSGGMAHGGEFETSMMRYLRPELVRDDAPAAYWDEPYDLAGSDLLEGGPLSVYRPFEAYSESGAIGDPSLASAEKGKQFFDGVRAELAALLLDVHERNAD from the coding sequence ATGACGTTCGGATTGGGGTCGTTCGAGAGTGACGCAGGTGTCGAATCGAGCGCCGAGGTCGCGTTCGCGGCGCGCACCGCCCCCGAAATTCGCGCTCTCGGGGAGAGGGACGGGTCGGTGCTCGTCCTCCCCGTCGGGAGCGTCGAACAACACGGAAACCACCTGCCGGTCGCGACGGACTCGATTCTCGCCTCGGCGGTCGCCGTCGCGGGCGCAACCGCAGTCGCCGACGACGTTCCGGTGTTGGTCGCACCGACGGTCTGGACCGGCTACTCGCCGCACCACCGCTCGTTCGGCGGGACGCTCACCGGCGAGTTCGGCACGCTTTTGGACCTGCTCGGCACCGTCGCCGACGCCGCGCTGGACAACGGGTTCGACGCGCTGCTGCTGCTCAACGGTCACGGCGGCAATCGGGCGCTCGTCGACGCCGCGGTCACCGTCGTCGGACGTAGCCATCCCGGCGTCGAGTCACTCGGCCTGACGTACTTCGACCTCGCCGCTCCGTTCGCCGACGAGGTGCGCGAGAGCGACAGTGGCGGGATGGCTCACGGCGGCGAGTTCGAGACGTCGATGATGCGGTATCTCCGACCCGAACTCGTCCGCGACGACGCGCCCGCGGCGTACTGGGACGAACCGTACGACCTCGCCGGAAGCGACCTGCTCGAAGGCGGCCCGCTGTCGGTGTATCGACCGTTCGAGGCGTACTCGGAGAGCGGCGCTATCGGCGACCCCTCGCTGGCCAGCGCCGAGAAAGGCAAACAGTTCTTCGACGGCGTCCGAGCGGAACTGGCGGCGCTACTGCTCGACGTTCACGAGCGGAACGCCGACTGA
- a CDS encoding carbohydrate ABC transporter permease, with protein sequence MTTLSTDELTFDDDRPSVEHEGSWYDTVAKVVAHAILITASAVMTIPFIWAFLTSLKPENEIFTTIKQIIPADPTFVNYVNVWVQNPLDRWIFNSLILAVGVVFFTLLLDTLAGYALAKGDFKGKSLVYTLVIGTLVIPPQVVLVPLYLEMNAINWSNTYWAIMVLYIANPFGTFMMRQFFLGVPDSLIEAARMDGCSTLQIYTRIMLPLAKPALSSLGVFTFIFVWGAFLWPLVILNDSAMYPLQVGIGLLSGRYGSQWGQLLAAVILAALPVLAAYLLAQRTFMEGIALTGGKG encoded by the coding sequence GTGACGACGTTGAGTACTGACGAGCTCACGTTCGACGACGACCGTCCGAGCGTCGAGCACGAGGGGTCGTGGTACGACACGGTAGCGAAAGTCGTCGCCCACGCCATCCTCATCACCGCGAGCGCCGTCATGACGATTCCGTTCATCTGGGCGTTCCTCACCTCGCTGAAGCCCGAGAACGAGATTTTCACCACCATCAAGCAGATAATCCCTGCAGATCCGACGTTCGTCAACTACGTCAACGTCTGGGTACAGAACCCGCTCGACCGCTGGATATTCAACAGCCTCATCCTCGCGGTCGGCGTCGTGTTCTTCACGCTACTGTTGGACACGCTCGCGGGCTACGCGCTCGCGAAGGGTGACTTCAAAGGCAAGTCGCTGGTGTACACGCTCGTCATCGGGACGCTCGTCATCCCCCCGCAGGTGGTGCTCGTACCGCTATACCTGGAGATGAACGCCATCAACTGGTCGAACACGTACTGGGCCATCATGGTGCTGTACATCGCCAACCCGTTCGGGACGTTCATGATGCGCCAGTTCTTCCTCGGCGTACCCGACTCGCTCATCGAGGCCGCGAGGATGGACGGCTGTAGCACGCTCCAGATCTACACGCGCATCATGCTACCGCTGGCGAAGCCGGCGCTGTCGTCGCTCGGCGTGTTCACGTTCATCTTCGTCTGGGGGGCGTTCCTCTGGCCGCTGGTCATCCTCAACGACTCGGCGATGTACCCGCTTCAGGTCGGTATCGGCCTGCTCAGCGGGCGATACGGGTCGCAGTGGGGGCAGCTGTTAGCGGCGGTCATCCTCGCCGCACTGCCCGTTCTCGCGGCGTACCTGCTCGCCCAGCGGACGTTCATGGAGGGCATCGCGCTTACGGGAGGGAAAGGGTAG
- a CDS encoding sugar phosphate isomerase/epimerase family protein, translating into MRFALNQMGFPEQRLEANVDLLAEAGYDGIEPNLTADGPLWDDGAVADLADRIVASGLDVPAVSTTLHWERQLSSADEETRAAGIEAGERMIALADAFDAGAVLVVPAIVDEETRYDDAYDRALESVRRLASVGAERDVTVCVENVWNDFLLSPLEFAGFVDEASSAGPVGAYFDVGNVRRFGRPEQWIRILGDRIERVHVKDYRTDVDTIDGFTYPLEGDVDWGAVADALADVGYDGWVTAEVPPYRTAPERMPPRVRGDLEHLFS; encoded by the coding sequence ATGAGGTTCGCACTCAACCAGATGGGGTTCCCCGAGCAGCGTCTCGAAGCGAACGTCGACCTGCTCGCGGAGGCCGGCTACGACGGTATCGAACCGAATCTGACCGCCGACGGACCGCTGTGGGACGACGGTGCGGTCGCCGACCTCGCCGACCGAATCGTGGCCTCCGGACTCGACGTTCCCGCGGTCTCGACGACGTTACACTGGGAGCGGCAGTTGTCGAGCGCGGACGAGGAGACGCGGGCGGCCGGCATCGAGGCGGGCGAGCGGATGATCGCGCTCGCGGACGCGTTCGACGCCGGCGCCGTCCTCGTCGTTCCGGCTATCGTCGACGAGGAGACGCGGTACGACGACGCCTACGACCGGGCGCTGGAGTCGGTGCGGCGGCTCGCGTCGGTCGGCGCCGAGCGCGACGTGACCGTCTGCGTCGAGAACGTCTGGAACGACTTCCTGCTCTCGCCGCTGGAGTTCGCCGGGTTCGTCGACGAGGCGTCCTCGGCCGGTCCGGTCGGCGCGTACTTCGACGTCGGAAACGTCAGACGGTTCGGCCGCCCCGAGCAGTGGATTCGAATCCTCGGCGACCGAATCGAGCGCGTCCACGTGAAAGATTACCGAACCGACGTCGACACCATCGACGGCTTCACGTACCCGCTGGAAGGCGACGTCGACTGGGGCGCCGTCGCTGACGCGCTCGCGGACGTCGGCTACGACGGCTGGGTGACCGCCGAGGTGCCGCCGTACCGGACCGCGCCCGAGCGGATGCCGCCGCGGGTGCGCGGCGACCTCGAACACCTGTTTTCGTAG